The Deinococcus sonorensis KR-87 genome includes a window with the following:
- a CDS encoding ABC transporter ATP-binding protein, protein MTGEPQAVVELHDIWRTYSMGETEFQALQGVSLSIRQGEFVALMGPSGSGKTTLMQIIGLLDRPTAGRYLLGGRDVTLLNENERAEARNADIGFVFQAFHLLPRLSLLENVEVPLTYAGMPARERRERALHLLSRVGIESKAHSLPSQISGGQKQRVAVARALAAEPKLLLADEPTGNLDSRTSEEVMALFHELHDEGRSIVIVTHEPDIGQHAQRIVRVRDGLIEGQDVRRAGSGTWAAV, encoded by the coding sequence ATGACCGGGGAACCGCAGGCGGTGGTGGAACTGCACGACATCTGGCGCACCTACAGCATGGGCGAGACCGAGTTCCAGGCGCTGCAGGGCGTCAGCCTGAGCATCCGGCAGGGCGAATTTGTGGCGCTGATGGGCCCCTCAGGCAGCGGCAAGACCACCCTGATGCAGATCATCGGGCTGCTGGACCGGCCCACCGCCGGGCGCTACCTGCTGGGGGGCCGCGACGTGACGCTGCTCAACGAGAACGAACGCGCCGAGGCCCGCAACGCCGACATCGGCTTCGTGTTCCAGGCGTTTCATCTGCTGCCGCGTCTGAGCCTGCTGGAGAACGTGGAGGTGCCGCTCACCTACGCCGGCATGCCGGCCCGCGAGCGGCGCGAACGCGCCCTGCATCTGCTGTCGCGGGTGGGCATCGAGAGCAAGGCGCACAGCCTGCCCAGCCAGATCAGCGGCGGGCAGAAGCAGCGGGTGGCCGTGGCGCGGGCGCTGGCGGCCGAGCCGAAGCTGCTGCTGGCCGACGAGCCGACCGGCAACCTCGACAGCCGCACCAGCGAGGAGGTGATGGCCCTCTTCCATGAGCTGCACGACGAGGGCCGCAGCATCGTGATCGTGACGCACGAGCCGGACATCGGGCAGCACGCCCAGCGGATCGTGCGGGTGCGCGACGGCCTGATCGAGGGCCAGGACGTGCGAAGGGCGGGGAGCGGCACGTGGGCGGCGGTCTAG
- a CDS encoding efflux RND transporter periplasmic adaptor subunit produces MTAAPPAPPQAPGAARARPRRRRRWPWLLLVLALLIGGAVWFVLARRTGSTTAATVQTAVAQPGTVTVSVTGPGTLTASSSTVVTAVNSGTISGLPEVGDTVKQGQLLGTIRNTDYGNAVNDAQLNLERAQAQLAVQRSSQATSQASRSSSVTSARLAVQDAQTSLDSARTTLQGQQQLYAVGAVSQTDLAAAQQAVTAAQNKLTSARASLTAAQQQAQAGTQSDADNLKNQQLAVQQAQETLRQARETAGRQRVTSPLSGVVTAVNVVNGANVSENAELMTVQGTRTMLLPVQVDETEISQVQVGQLARATLDALGGQTVEGRVTKISPTATVSNNISIFTVTVQLPNPDGRLKVGMTAEAEIVIGEQSGMVVPAKAIEAVRTRNYVQVVKVAPDPQASDDAGSGVQSSSATSTVAASRLQGDPERRRVQVGLTDGNSTVVTGGLQPGETVLLPQSTRSTSGSSTSSSGTTGRGSTRGGFQRSPGGFGAPGGFPGGF; encoded by the coding sequence ATGACCGCCGCCCCCCCTGCCCCACCACAGGCACCGGGGGCCGCCAGGGCCCGGCCCCGCCGCAGGCGGCGCTGGCCCTGGCTGCTGTTGGTGCTGGCCCTGCTGATCGGCGGGGCGGTGTGGTTTGTGCTGGCCCGCCGGACCGGCAGCACCACCGCCGCCACCGTGCAGACGGCGGTGGCCCAGCCGGGCACCGTGACCGTCTCGGTGACCGGCCCCGGCACCCTGACCGCCAGCAGCAGCACCGTCGTGACCGCCGTGAACAGCGGCACCATCTCCGGGCTGCCGGAGGTGGGCGACACGGTGAAGCAGGGCCAGCTGCTCGGTACCATCCGCAACACCGACTACGGCAACGCGGTGAACGACGCGCAGCTGAACCTGGAACGCGCCCAGGCGCAGCTGGCGGTGCAGCGCAGCTCGCAGGCCACCAGTCAGGCCAGCCGCAGCAGCAGCGTGACCAGCGCCCGGCTCGCGGTCCAGGACGCCCAGACCAGCCTGGACAGCGCCCGCACCACCCTGCAGGGCCAGCAGCAGCTGTACGCGGTGGGCGCGGTCAGCCAGACCGATCTGGCGGCGGCGCAGCAGGCCGTGACGGCGGCGCAGAACAAACTCACCAGCGCCCGGGCCAGCCTGACGGCGGCGCAGCAGCAGGCGCAGGCCGGCACCCAGTCGGACGCCGACAATCTGAAAAATCAGCAGCTGGCGGTGCAGCAGGCCCAGGAGACGCTGCGGCAGGCGCGTGAGACCGCCGGGCGCCAGCGTGTGACCTCGCCGCTCAGCGGGGTGGTGACGGCCGTGAACGTGGTGAACGGCGCCAACGTCAGCGAGAATGCCGAGCTGATGACGGTGCAGGGCACCCGCACAATGCTGCTGCCGGTGCAGGTGGACGAGACCGAGATCTCGCAGGTGCAGGTGGGACAGCTGGCGCGCGCCACGCTGGACGCGCTGGGTGGGCAGACGGTGGAGGGGCGCGTCACCAAGATCTCCCCCACCGCCACGGTCAGCAACAACATCAGCATCTTCACGGTCACGGTGCAGCTGCCGAACCCGGACGGCCGGCTGAAGGTGGGCATGACCGCCGAGGCCGAGATCGTGATCGGGGAGCAGAGCGGCATGGTGGTGCCGGCCAAGGCCATCGAGGCGGTGCGGACCCGCAACTACGTGCAGGTGGTGAAGGTGGCGCCGGACCCGCAGGCCAGCGATGACGCGGGCAGCGGGGTGCAGAGCAGCAGCGCCACCAGCACGGTGGCCGCCAGCCGGCTTCAGGGCGACCCGGAGCGCCGCCGGGTGCAGGTGGGCCTGACGGACGGGAACAGCACGGTGGTGACCGGCGGCCTGCAGCCGGGCGAGACGGTGCTGCTTCCGCAGAGCACCCGCAGCACCTCCGGCAGCAGCACCTCCAGCAGCGGCACCACTGGCAGGGGCAGCACGCGCGGCGGCTTCCAGCGCTCGCCGGGCGGGTTCGGGGCGCCGGGCGGCTTCCCCGGAGGCTTCTGA
- a CDS encoding TolC family protein, which produces MKRLVLLAPLLLGAALAQTTTPPNLTLQSAVQSALTVGSTVRDAQAGVTSAAATLKAVQADPSSLAGDLLSAQQADALARAQLAQARLVAVQSAINAYTTVYQNQEQLKVDALQVQVNQKALQVAQVKLSTRAGTALDVKTAQNTLASSQQTLSDDRKALGVNTTKLANAIGRTGSFVVAVPPTPPAVKSGAALASGYPTLLSAQQAVETAALNVKLADNEFTARVTLNDARTRLSNAQSQLSSTQKDIQTTLATALRSAQNAQAGLQTAIQAEANAQASTSQDAVRLKSGTISAVQYQQSQLALQKAHFARAQALVSLWQALATLSVNSGEDNTGFVASTAPAASR; this is translated from the coding sequence ATGAAACGACTTGTCCTGCTCGCCCCGCTGCTGCTGGGTGCCGCCCTGGCCCAGACCACCACCCCGCCGAACCTGACCCTCCAGAGCGCCGTGCAGTCGGCGCTGACGGTCGGGTCCACCGTGCGCGACGCCCAGGCGGGCGTCACCAGCGCCGCCGCCACCCTCAAGGCTGTGCAGGCGGACCCGTCCAGCCTGGCCGGCGACCTGCTCTCGGCCCAGCAGGCCGACGCGCTGGCCCGCGCCCAGCTGGCCCAGGCGCGCCTGGTCGCGGTGCAGAGCGCCATCAACGCCTACACCACCGTGTACCAGAACCAGGAGCAGCTGAAGGTGGACGCGCTGCAGGTGCAGGTGAACCAGAAGGCGCTGCAGGTGGCGCAGGTGAAGCTCAGCACCAGAGCCGGCACCGCCCTGGACGTCAAGACCGCCCAGAACACCCTGGCCAGCAGCCAGCAGACGCTCAGCGACGACCGCAAGGCGCTGGGCGTGAACACCACCAAGCTGGCCAATGCCATCGGCAGGACCGGCAGCTTCGTGGTGGCCGTGCCGCCCACCCCGCCCGCCGTGAAGAGCGGCGCGGCGCTCGCCAGCGGCTACCCCACCCTGCTCAGCGCGCAGCAGGCGGTGGAGACGGCCGCCCTGAACGTCAAGCTGGCCGACAACGAGTTCACCGCGCGCGTGACGCTCAACGACGCCCGCACCCGGCTCTCCAACGCCCAGTCGCAGCTGTCCAGCACCCAGAAGGACATCCAGACCACCCTGGCCACCGCCCTGCGCAGCGCCCAGAATGCCCAGGCGGGGCTGCAGACCGCCATCCAGGCCGAGGCCAATGCCCAGGCCAGCACCAGCCAGGACGCGGTGCGGCTGAAGAGCGGCACCATCAGCGCGGTGCAGTACCAGCAGAGTCAGCTGGCGCTGCAGAAGGCCCACTTCGCCCGCGCCCAGGCGCTGGTGAGCCTGTGGCAGGCGCTGGCGACCCTCAGCGTGAACAGCGGTGAGGACAACACCGGCTTCGTGGCCAGCACGGCCCCGGCGGCCAGCAGATGA
- a CDS encoding TolC family protein: protein MQPPPPRSFHRSARRVLLTLLLAPATALAQSAEPAPAAPPAAQAPTAPVSGAAITLDQALAALPGSVAYQRVQLALASAQAQYDAARAAGGLTAGVSGNGSYSSAGTTAQDGSASSATTLSATATLSAPLLPWSNAALGLQQATRSLATARANFAQGVAGLRVSVYQAYAKGVAAQQNLEIATRSLQLAERTLAQQQAAQALNNATAATVQGAQASVLSAQTTQRQAQADLDSARRALGNLTARDLSGATFEATGSDVPALPTLEQALAAARTFSPDLQAAQAALQAAQSTLAQAQRDRAIPAATLTAGYGAASKLTASLNVQSGVGSLSYSQPLLGGASGSGSSAASFTLGLNASFNVLDPGADAQIRSDQVAVQSAQAAVLAQQQTVEQTLRDTYSSAQIAQQAIRDREAALTQTTTALNTAQARLQAGTGTETELQQAQLAQLQAQRDLIAARFTALAAAAQLSALTGP, encoded by the coding sequence ATGCAGCCACCTCCACCGCGTTCCTTCCACCGTTCTGCCCGGCGGGTTCTGCTGACCCTGCTGCTGGCACCGGCCACCGCGCTGGCCCAGTCAGCTGAGCCGGCGCCGGCCGCGCCGCCGGCGGCCCAGGCGCCCACGGCGCCGGTCAGCGGCGCGGCCATCACCCTGGATCAGGCGCTGGCGGCGCTGCCCGGCTCGGTGGCGTACCAGCGGGTGCAGCTGGCGCTGGCCAGCGCCCAGGCGCAGTACGACGCGGCCCGCGCCGCCGGGGGCCTGACCGCCGGGGTGTCGGGCAACGGCAGCTACAGCTCGGCCGGCACCACCGCCCAGGACGGCAGCGCCTCCTCCGCCACCACCCTGAGCGCCACCGCCACCCTGAGCGCGCCGCTGCTGCCCTGGAGCAACGCGGCGCTGGGGCTGCAGCAGGCCACCCGTAGCCTCGCCACCGCCCGCGCCAATTTCGCGCAGGGGGTGGCGGGGCTGCGGGTCAGCGTGTATCAGGCCTACGCCAAAGGGGTGGCCGCGCAGCAGAACCTGGAGATCGCCACCCGCAGCCTGCAGCTGGCCGAGCGCACCCTGGCCCAGCAGCAGGCCGCGCAGGCGCTCAACAACGCCACCGCTGCCACGGTGCAGGGCGCCCAGGCCAGCGTGCTGAGCGCCCAGACCACCCAGCGGCAGGCGCAGGCGGACCTGGACTCGGCCCGGCGCGCCCTGGGCAACCTGACCGCCCGCGACCTGAGCGGGGCCACCTTCGAGGCGACCGGCAGCGACGTCCCGGCCCTGCCAACGCTGGAACAGGCACTGGCCGCCGCTCGGACATTCAGCCCGGACCTGCAGGCGGCCCAGGCGGCCTTGCAGGCGGCCCAGAGCACCCTGGCCCAGGCGCAGCGCGACCGGGCCATTCCCGCCGCCACCCTCACCGCCGGGTACGGCGCGGCCAGCAAACTCACGGCCAGCCTGAACGTGCAGAGCGGGGTCGGCAGCCTGAGTTACAGCCAGCCGCTGCTGGGCGGCGCGTCCGGCTCGGGCAGCAGCGCGGCGTCGTTCACGCTGGGCCTGAACGCCAGCTTCAACGTGCTGGACCCGGGCGCCGACGCCCAGATCCGCAGCGATCAGGTGGCAGTGCAGTCCGCCCAGGCGGCCGTGCTGGCGCAGCAGCAGACGGTCGAGCAGACGCTGCGCGACACCTACAGCAGCGCCCAGATCGCCCAGCAGGCCATCCGCGACCGTGAGGCCGCGCTGACCCAGACCACCACCGCGCTGAACACCGCCCAGGCGCGGCTGCAGGCCGGCACCGGCACCGAGACCGAGCTGCAGCAGGCGCAGCTGGCCCAGCTGCAGGCGCAGCGTGACCTGATCGCGGCCCGCTTCACGGCGCTGGCCGCCGCCGCCCAGCTCTCGGCGCTGACCGGCCCGTGA
- a CDS encoding response regulator transcription factor, whose protein sequence is MSALVLVVEDEPQIAGVLEAYLKQEGHRVEKAADGKSALALYRAARPDLLLLDLMLPGLSGMDVLRAVRADGQTPVILVTARAEETDQVLGLEFGADDYVVKPFRPREVMARVKAVLRRSQAGSETPQVYRIGPLEIDTGAVLARLHGAALALTPAEFRLLAHMASTPGRAFTRAELLSAALPDSDALERVVDAHLASARRKLEAAGGAGLLQTVRGVGYRLSED, encoded by the coding sequence ATGAGTGCCCTGGTCCTGGTCGTGGAAGATGAGCCGCAGATTGCGGGTGTGCTGGAGGCCTACCTGAAGCAGGAGGGCCACCGTGTGGAGAAGGCGGCCGACGGCAAGTCGGCGCTGGCGCTGTACCGGGCGGCCCGTCCGGACCTGCTGTTGCTGGACCTGATGCTGCCCGGGCTGAGCGGCATGGACGTGCTGCGGGCGGTGCGGGCCGACGGCCAGACGCCGGTGATCCTGGTGACGGCCCGCGCCGAGGAGACCGATCAGGTGCTGGGCCTGGAGTTCGGGGCCGACGACTACGTGGTCAAGCCGTTCCGCCCGCGCGAGGTGATGGCGCGGGTCAAGGCGGTACTGCGCCGCAGTCAGGCGGGCAGCGAGACGCCGCAGGTGTACCGCATCGGGCCGCTGGAAATCGACACCGGCGCGGTGCTGGCCCGGCTGCATGGCGCGGCGCTCGCCCTGACCCCGGCCGAGTTCCGGCTGCTGGCGCACATGGCCAGCACGCCGGGCCGGGCGTTCACCCGCGCCGAGTTGCTCTCGGCAGCCCTGCCGGACAGCGACGCGCTGGAACGGGTGGTGGACGCGCACCTGGCGAGCGCCCGGCGCAAGCTGGAGGCGGCCGGGGGGGCCGGGCTGCTGCAGACGGTCCGGGGTGTCGGCTACCGGCTCAGTGAGGACTGA
- a CDS encoding ATP-binding protein, whose protein sequence is MAAVTDTVRGGWQALRRRMRSPSLAGSLLAVMLLVVAVTAGSLLFFANQVVQRQVNQLPPEIRVQFRPPDVDSSGINPAFTSQDGVLTGNLTGPGTLTGRLVASAQPDLRPIGPPAPVRRFVPRRYFDRARNFLHDVGQSLQGATLVSVAAGLVLALFLARRIARPISAVSEAAVKVAAGDLSTRAQVYPGDREVTELAQNFNAMARSLEVLEQERRNSVASIAHELRTPLTVMQARLDAIEDGIFPLTLEEVSQLSAQTQLLTRLVADLRTVSLAEVRQLALHKRELELLSLAESVARDLKAASLRGLDVQVSGEPARLLADPDRIRQVLVNLTENALKHARQQVSLSVQAGPRALLVHVDDDGPGIPEDERENVFGTFTRLETSRSRDTGGTGLGLSVVRALTQAHGGTVQLSGSPLGGTRATVTLPLVPA, encoded by the coding sequence ATGGCGGCGGTGACGGACACGGTGCGGGGGGGCTGGCAGGCGCTGCGGCGGCGGATGCGCTCGCCGAGTCTGGCCGGCAGCCTGCTGGCGGTGATGCTGCTGGTGGTGGCCGTCACCGCCGGCAGCCTGCTGTTTTTCGCCAACCAGGTGGTGCAGCGGCAGGTGAACCAGCTCCCACCGGAAATCCGGGTGCAGTTCCGGCCGCCGGACGTGGACAGCAGCGGCATCAACCCGGCCTTCACGTCCCAGGACGGCGTGCTGACCGGAAACCTGACCGGCCCCGGCACGCTGACCGGCCGGCTGGTGGCCAGCGCGCAGCCGGACCTGCGGCCCATCGGCCCGCCGGCCCCGGTGCGGCGCTTCGTGCCGCGCCGCTACTTTGACCGCGCCCGCAACTTCCTGCACGACGTGGGCCAGAGCCTGCAGGGCGCGACCCTGGTGTCGGTGGCGGCCGGGCTGGTGCTGGCGCTGTTCCTGGCCCGGCGCATCGCCCGCCCGATCAGCGCGGTGTCGGAGGCGGCCGTCAAGGTGGCGGCCGGCGACCTGAGCACCCGCGCCCAGGTCTATCCCGGCGACCGCGAGGTGACCGAACTGGCCCAGAACTTCAACGCCATGGCCCGCAGCCTGGAGGTGCTGGAGCAGGAGCGGCGCAACTCGGTGGCGAGCATCGCCCACGAGCTGCGCACCCCGCTGACCGTGATGCAGGCGCGGCTGGACGCCATCGAGGACGGTATCTTCCCGCTGACGCTGGAGGAGGTGAGCCAGCTGTCCGCCCAGACGCAGCTGCTGACCCGGCTGGTGGCGGACCTGCGGACCGTCTCACTGGCCGAGGTGCGGCAGCTGGCGCTGCACAAGCGCGAACTGGAGCTGCTGTCGCTGGCCGAGTCGGTGGCGCGCGACCTGAAGGCCGCCAGCCTGCGCGGCCTGGACGTGCAGGTGAGCGGCGAGCCGGCCCGGCTGCTGGCCGACCCGGACCGCATCCGGCAGGTGCTGGTCAACCTGACCGAGAATGCCCTGAAGCACGCCCGCCAGCAGGTGTCGCTGAGCGTGCAGGCGGGGCCCCGGGCGCTGCTGGTGCATGTGGACGACGATGGCCCCGGCATCCCCGAGGACGAGCGCGAGAACGTGTTCGGCACCTTCACCCGGCTGGAGACCTCGCGCTCCCGTGACACCGGCGGCACCGGCCTGGGCCTCTCGGTGGTGCGGGCGCTGACGCAGGCGCACGGCGGCACGGTGCAGCTGTCCGGTTCGCCACTGGGCGGCACCCGCGCCACCGTGACGCTGCCGCTGGTCCCCGCGTGA
- a CDS encoding DNA repair helicase XPB: MTFDPANPLIVQADRSVFLEAYSPRAEAARADLAPFAELVSSPEHLHTYRITPLSLWNAASAGMSAGQMVDALSRHAKFPVPQNVETDIRELVGRWGRLRLEPVDGGLLLVAGPEDAALLTELGRNRAVGPLLGDRMGEAVWAVPLAHRGVIKTALLDAGWPLDDRAGYADGLDYPFTLAPDLQVRDYQQQAAEAFYRGGSVEGGSGVVVLAPGSGKTVVGMVAMTLVGQRTLVLTTNRTSVAQWHRELLARTSLTPDEVSEYQKGRPFTPVTLCTYQMLTHRRRGSDPDSPDAYPHMDLIGAAEWGLIIYDEVHLLPAPVFRLTAEVQARRRLGLTATLVREDGREGDVFALIGPKRYDRPWKTLEQDGYIAPAECVEVRLPLPADERVSYAAAPDREKHRIAAENPAKRPLVRRLLEQHPGAPALVIGQYLDQLELIAADLEAPLITGKTPQAERERLFQAFREGRLSTIVISKVGNFALDLPDAELLIQVSGAFGSRQEEAQRLGRLLRPKQDGRGATFYTVVSRETSEEDHAHHRQLFLAEQGYAYRILDAAELQPGRVQA, from the coding sequence GTGACGTTTGATCCGGCCAACCCGCTGATCGTGCAGGCGGACCGCTCGGTGTTCCTGGAAGCGTACAGCCCGCGCGCCGAGGCCGCCCGCGCCGATCTGGCGCCTTTCGCGGAACTGGTCAGCAGCCCGGAGCACCTGCACACCTACCGCATCACGCCGCTGTCGCTGTGGAATGCGGCGTCGGCCGGCATGAGCGCCGGGCAGATGGTGGACGCGCTCTCGCGGCACGCCAAGTTCCCGGTGCCCCAGAACGTCGAGACCGACATCCGCGAGCTGGTGGGGCGCTGGGGCCGGCTGCGGCTGGAACCGGTGGATGGCGGGCTGTTGCTGGTGGCCGGGCCGGAGGACGCCGCGCTGCTCACCGAACTGGGCCGCAACCGGGCGGTGGGCCCGCTGCTGGGTGACCGGATGGGTGAGGCGGTCTGGGCGGTGCCGCTGGCGCACCGGGGCGTCATCAAGACGGCGCTGCTGGACGCCGGCTGGCCGCTGGACGACCGGGCCGGCTACGCCGACGGGCTGGACTATCCCTTCACGCTGGCCCCGGACCTGCAGGTGCGCGACTACCAGCAGCAGGCCGCCGAGGCCTTCTACCGGGGCGGCAGCGTGGAGGGCGGCAGCGGCGTGGTGGTGCTGGCGCCCGGCAGCGGCAAGACGGTGGTGGGCATGGTGGCGATGACGCTGGTGGGCCAGCGCACGCTGGTGCTCACCACCAACCGCACCAGCGTGGCGCAGTGGCACCGGGAACTGCTGGCCCGCACCTCCCTCACGCCGGACGAGGTGTCGGAGTACCAGAAGGGCCGCCCGTTCACCCCGGTCACGCTGTGCACCTACCAGATGCTGACGCACCGCCGCCGGGGCAGCGACCCGGACAGCCCCGACGCCTACCCGCACATGGACCTGATCGGGGCGGCCGAGTGGGGGCTGATCATCTACGACGAGGTGCACCTGCTGCCGGCCCCGGTGTTCCGGCTGACCGCCGAGGTGCAGGCCCGCCGCCGCCTGGGCCTCACCGCCACCCTGGTGCGCGAGGACGGCCGCGAGGGTGACGTGTTCGCGCTGATCGGGCCGAAGCGCTACGACCGGCCCTGGAAGACGCTGGAGCAGGACGGCTACATCGCCCCGGCCGAGTGCGTGGAGGTGCGCCTGCCGCTGCCCGCCGACGAGCGGGTCAGCTACGCCGCCGCCCCGGACCGCGAGAAACACCGCATCGCCGCCGAGAACCCGGCCAAGCGCCCGCTGGTGCGCCGGCTGCTGGAGCAGCATCCCGGGGCGCCGGCCCTGGTGATCGGGCAGTATCTGGACCAGCTGGAACTCATCGCTGCCGATCTGGAGGCGCCGCTCATCACCGGCAAGACGCCCCAGGCCGAGCGGGAGCGGCTGTTCCAGGCGTTCCGAGAGGGGCGGCTGTCCACCATCGTGATTAGCAAGGTGGGCAACTTTGCCCTGGACCTGCCGGACGCCGAGCTGCTGATTCAGGTGTCGGGCGCCTTCGGGTCGCGGCAGGAGGAGGCGCAGCGGCTGGGGCGGCTGCTGCGGCCCAAGCAGGACGGCCGGGGTGCCACCTTCTACACGGTGGTGAGCCGCGAGACCAGCGAGGAGGACCACGCCCACCACCGCCAGCTGTTCCTGGCCGAGCAGGGCTACGCCTACCGCATCCTGGACGCGGCAGAGCTGCAGCCGGGCCGGGTGCAGGCGTGA
- a CDS encoding helicase-associated domain-containing protein, which produces MSQPAGPGLRLDDLLERMAAPQLIRIAGRYAPGREARAMQRARTVISEALDDPQALRALVDDLTPLERYALGEVRRGGGRINGWQLLAGARARGLSVSRPVRVELYRHYPPARFDGAEVIWTLLADGLLLPTSLPNPFMESYGAGLDVGSPDLSADDRLLAALPETPPLPVRLGFPPAAAPPGSDPQLAQLHLLEVLRGVQAAGGLPYTRQGEYNRSALKRLARTVPAVPELELWLEVAVRCGVLVASESGVQPAPDALSGRVFRQDAAALLRKLARLYPALTAPLDEAGYALAHLSGLRSALMAVLTALPGPTTLSALAMALETVTPPVLRAPSWKGKADAWHGWLRHALSGPLHTLGLVALGSGEATDLVVAAAPALSGADAAVLPGPAWIVQPNFELLVYPAQLNGERLRLLSAAQALRFDRHSASYRLTRESVYAALEAGLTLETLLEGLSRASATALPAGVRSTLEGWAARRERMVLHTGVTLLEFPDTAERDAYRERRGGTAIGAALLLPPSPVTPAGAAVVRYDRPPARSLQVLPDGRLQRRGELDFLARRWLAALAERDGDTYTLRPAAPGQLPGAVVRELEARVEGELPAVLRLQLGVWSGVQPPPVLASATLLQHPQAAELAQYPQLADHLVGPLGPGLLLVQAGQEEALRAALAQLGLGPAATLSATPAASGGAADYEFPDDTRQKRALIERAIELGSNLQLMYQTETYHGWYGESRPGRTRQELVRPLQVVREGSTPYLLARRLPDGEDERIRIGYVLGLALR; this is translated from the coding sequence GTGAGCCAGCCGGCCGGGCCCGGCCTGCGGCTCGACGACCTGCTGGAACGCATGGCCGCGCCGCAGCTGATCCGCATTGCCGGACGGTACGCGCCGGGGCGCGAGGCGCGGGCCATGCAGCGGGCGCGCACGGTCATCAGCGAGGCGCTCGACGACCCGCAGGCGCTGCGGGCGCTGGTGGACGACCTGACCCCGCTGGAACGCTACGCGTTGGGGGAGGTGCGGCGTGGCGGGGGCCGGATCAACGGCTGGCAGCTGCTGGCCGGCGCCCGGGCACGTGGCCTGAGTGTCAGCCGGCCGGTACGGGTGGAACTGTACCGCCATTACCCCCCGGCCCGCTTCGACGGCGCGGAAGTGATCTGGACGCTGCTGGCCGACGGGCTGCTGCTGCCCACCAGCCTGCCCAATCCGTTCATGGAGAGTTACGGCGCCGGCCTGGACGTGGGCAGCCCGGACCTGAGCGCCGACGACCGCCTGCTGGCCGCCCTGCCCGAGACGCCGCCGCTGCCGGTGCGGCTGGGGTTCCCGCCGGCCGCCGCCCCGCCCGGCAGCGACCCGCAGCTGGCGCAGCTGCACCTGCTGGAGGTGCTGCGCGGGGTGCAGGCGGCCGGGGGGCTGCCGTACACCCGCCAGGGCGAGTACAACCGCAGCGCGCTGAAGCGGCTGGCCCGCACGGTGCCGGCGGTGCCGGAGCTGGAGCTGTGGCTGGAGGTGGCGGTGCGCTGCGGCGTGCTGGTGGCGAGCGAGAGCGGGGTGCAGCCGGCCCCGGACGCCCTGTCCGGCCGGGTGTTCCGCCAGGACGCGGCGGCGCTGCTGCGCAAGCTGGCCCGGCTGTATCCGGCGCTGACCGCCCCGCTGGACGAGGCCGGGTACGCGCTGGCCCACCTGTCGGGGCTGCGCTCGGCGCTGATGGCCGTGCTGACCGCACTGCCGGGCCCCACCACCCTGAGCGCGCTGGCGATGGCGCTCGAAACGGTGACGCCGCCGGTGCTGCGCGCGCCGTCGTGGAAGGGCAAGGCCGACGCCTGGCACGGCTGGCTGCGCCACGCCCTGAGCGGCCCGCTGCACACGCTGGGGCTGGTGGCGCTGGGGAGCGGCGAGGCCACCGATCTGGTGGTGGCGGCTGCACCCGCGCTGAGCGGGGCAGACGCGGCGGTCCTGCCGGGCCCCGCCTGGATCGTGCAGCCGAACTTCGAGCTGCTGGTGTATCCGGCCCAGCTGAACGGAGAACGGCTGCGGCTGCTCTCGGCGGCGCAGGCGTTGCGCTTCGACCGGCACTCGGCCAGCTACCGGCTCACCCGCGAGAGCGTATACGCCGCGCTGGAGGCGGGCCTGACGCTGGAAACACTGCTGGAGGGCCTGAGCCGCGCCTCAGCCACCGCGCTGCCGGCCGGGGTCCGCAGCACGCTGGAAGGCTGGGCGGCCCGCCGGGAGCGGATGGTGCTGCACACCGGCGTCACGCTGCTGGAGTTCCCCGACACGGCCGAGCGCGACGCGTACCGGGAGCGGCGCGGGGGCACGGCCATCGGAGCGGCGCTGCTGCTACCGCCCAGCCCGGTCACACCCGCCGGCGCGGCCGTGGTGCGCTATGACCGGCCGCCGGCCCGCAGCCTGCAGGTGCTGCCGGACGGTCGCCTGCAGCGGCGCGGCGAGCTGGACTTTCTGGCCCGCCGCTGGCTCGCCGCGCTGGCCGAGCGCGACGGCGACACCTACACCCTGCGGCCCGCCGCGCCGGGACAGCTGCCCGGCGCGGTGGTGCGCGAGCTGGAGGCGAGGGTGGAGGGGGAACTGCCGGCGGTGCTGCGGCTGCAGCTGGGAGTGTGGTCCGGGGTGCAGCCGCCTCCGGTGCTGGCCAGCGCCACGCTGCTGCAGCACCCGCAAGCGGCCGAGCTGGCGCAGTATCCGCAGCTGGCCGACCATCTGGTGGGGCCGCTGGGGCCGGGGCTGCTGCTGGTGCAGGCGGGGCAGGAGGAGGCGCTGCGGGCGGCGCTCGCGCAGCTGGGCCTGGGTCCGGCCGCCACCCTGAGCGCCACCCCGGCGGCCAGCGGAGGCGCCGCCGACTACGAGTTCCCGGACGACACCCGCCAGAAGCGCGCCCTGATCGAGCGGGCCATTGAGCTGGGCAGCAACCTGCAGCTGATGTACCAGACCGAGACCTACCACGGCTGGTACGGCGAGAGCCGCCCCGGGCGTACCCGGCAGGAGCTGGTGCGTCCGCTGCAGGTGGTGCGCGAGGGGAGCACGCCCTACCTGCTGGCCCGCCGGCTGCCGGACGGCGAGGACGAGCGCATCCGCATCGGGTACGTGCTGGGGCTCGCGCTGCGCTAG